A region of Pyxidicoccus parkwaysis DNA encodes the following proteins:
- a CDS encoding tetratricopeptide repeat protein, with translation MSSTSRVPGVRVRIPALAAGMWLSARVPGMRALLAALASSVWLSACASGPQPRTDATTPTPTAEGTADAGTPSGADAQASKPAAEAQLARPDVPRGPARDFARAVEIARRGELTAAEAALQTLTREQPKLDYAWTNLGIVQERLGKPDDAERSYRQALAVAPEQEAAWDCLARLYGRTGRAVKLEAELRSLLETKKDSVPLRTTLAVTLLLQKKLESAATEAKLALKGDERHVRAMQVLAQVYYRENKYELARMVLENARAIDVEDAATHNALGLVYLALKARPQALEEFKEAARLRPDFAEARNNFGALLNEAQDYAAAVTELEAAVQAAPDFASARLNLGNAYRGQGDFARARAEYEQVQKLLPNSADPYFNLAILYLDVEPPGVDTLERYKTVISYFEQYQGKGGRDERIDQYVKDARKGIEREERRRERERKDQLRKADEQKKAEAEKAAAEKQAAEAQAAAQKAETEKAAAAQKTEAATPPTADVQAPAPEGKAAASKKAAPMRKKKGAATARTSEGTPPQGEVSHPPSTPAPAPAGSGKLANDAQ, from the coding sequence GTGAGCTCCACCTCGCGTGTCCCCGGCGTCCGCGTGCGCATCCCCGCCCTCGCAGCCGGCATGTGGCTGTCCGCGCGTGTCCCTGGCATGCGCGCGCTCCTCGCCGCCCTCGCCTCCAGCGTGTGGCTGTCGGCGTGCGCGTCCGGACCGCAGCCTCGCACTGACGCCACGACGCCAACGCCTACGGCGGAGGGCACCGCCGACGCAGGGACTCCGAGCGGCGCGGATGCGCAGGCCTCGAAGCCCGCGGCGGAGGCGCAGCTCGCCCGGCCCGACGTGCCCCGGGGCCCGGCACGGGACTTCGCGCGCGCGGTGGAGATTGCCCGGCGCGGAGAGCTGACCGCGGCCGAGGCCGCGCTGCAGACGCTGACGCGGGAGCAGCCGAAGCTCGACTACGCGTGGACGAACCTGGGCATCGTCCAGGAGCGGCTGGGCAAGCCGGACGACGCCGAGCGCTCCTACCGCCAGGCGCTGGCCGTGGCTCCGGAGCAGGAGGCCGCGTGGGACTGCCTCGCCCGCCTGTACGGCCGCACGGGCCGCGCGGTGAAGCTGGAGGCGGAGCTGCGCTCGCTGCTGGAGACGAAGAAGGACTCGGTGCCGCTGCGCACCACGCTGGCCGTCACCCTGCTCCTGCAGAAGAAGCTGGAGTCCGCCGCCACCGAGGCCAAGCTCGCGCTCAAGGGCGACGAGCGCCACGTGCGCGCCATGCAGGTGCTGGCGCAGGTCTACTACCGCGAGAACAAGTACGAGCTGGCGCGCATGGTGCTGGAGAACGCGCGCGCCATCGACGTGGAGGACGCGGCCACGCACAACGCGCTGGGGCTGGTGTACCTCGCCCTCAAGGCGCGCCCGCAGGCGCTGGAGGAGTTCAAGGAGGCCGCGCGGCTGCGGCCCGACTTCGCGGAGGCTCGCAACAACTTCGGCGCCCTGCTCAACGAGGCGCAGGACTACGCCGCCGCCGTGACGGAGCTGGAGGCCGCGGTGCAGGCCGCGCCGGACTTCGCCTCCGCGCGCCTCAACCTGGGCAACGCGTACCGGGGCCAGGGGGACTTCGCCCGCGCTCGCGCCGAGTACGAGCAGGTGCAGAAGCTGCTGCCCAACTCGGCGGACCCGTACTTCAACCTCGCCATCCTGTACCTGGACGTGGAGCCGCCCGGGGTGGACACGCTCGAGCGCTACAAGACGGTCATCAGCTACTTCGAGCAGTACCAGGGCAAGGGCGGCCGCGACGAGCGCATCGACCAGTACGTGAAGGACGCGCGCAAGGGAATCGAACGCGAGGAGCGCCGCCGCGAGCGCGAGCGCAAGGACCAGCTCCGCAAGGCGGATGAGCAGAAGAAGGCCGAGGCCGAGAAGGCCGCCGCCGAGAAGCAGGCCGCGGAGGCCCAGGCCGCCGCCCAGAAGGCAGAGACCGAGAAGGCCGCCGCCGCGCAGAAGACCGAGGCCGCCACGCCCCCCACGGCCGACGTGCAGGCCCCTGCCCCCGAGGGCAAGGCGGCGGCCTCCAAGAAGGCAGCGCCCATGCGCAAGAAGAAGGGCGCCGCAACTGCCCGGACGTCCGAGGGAACCCCGCCTCAGGGTGAGGTGTCCCATCCTCCATCCACCCCTGCCCCCGCGCCAGCCGGCTCGGGTAAGCTCGCCAACGACGCCCAGTAA
- a CDS encoding AgmX/PglI C-terminal domain-containing protein — protein MAATPQNKLLRVGVIQNGRIVEEHHVRRDNVTIGSDARNTIVLPSTDDRPARFSLLENQGQQFQLVIDEGMQGRVNLGSSDVDFDSLRQQGLATRRGDLYVLPLQESARGKVDLGDATLFFQFVTPPPEEAKPLLPADIRVSRWKTMDRVFFGILAASLLIHFSGAALIISSEAPKEPELALDQLDDRFVRAIIPQRPVEAPKVAEAGPGEEAPKEDKKGDEGKEAADKPASKPAGDAAEHRAEVVKKVSGKGLLKILGSNSGGGQGAFADVLGGASGGGDIAAALAGAGGVGVATEASVGGGTGPRGGGTGRVTGIGEVGTQGGGNVDLGTKKEAQVQGRVQDAAPDVESSDVDRAALARYVRSRLKSIQACYEKELKRNPNLKGKVVVRFVIKPSGRAGEVDIEENTLGNEAVGSCIRTTIRNWSFPFKPDSDTAVSYPFVFSPAG, from the coding sequence ATGGCAGCCACTCCGCAGAACAAGCTGCTCCGCGTCGGTGTCATCCAGAACGGCCGCATCGTCGAGGAGCACCACGTCCGCCGCGACAACGTCACCATCGGCAGTGACGCGCGCAACACCATCGTCCTGCCCTCCACGGACGACCGGCCGGCCCGCTTCTCCCTGCTGGAGAACCAGGGCCAGCAGTTCCAGCTCGTCATCGACGAGGGCATGCAGGGCCGCGTCAACCTCGGCTCCTCGGACGTGGACTTCGACTCCCTGCGCCAGCAGGGCCTGGCCACCCGCCGCGGTGACCTCTACGTCCTGCCGCTCCAGGAGAGCGCGCGCGGCAAGGTGGACCTGGGCGACGCCACCCTCTTCTTCCAATTCGTCACGCCGCCGCCGGAAGAGGCGAAGCCGCTGCTGCCCGCGGACATCCGCGTCAGCCGCTGGAAGACGATGGACCGCGTCTTCTTCGGCATCCTCGCGGCCTCGCTCCTCATCCACTTCTCCGGCGCCGCGCTCATCATCTCCTCTGAGGCCCCCAAGGAGCCCGAGCTGGCCCTGGACCAGCTGGATGACCGCTTCGTGCGCGCCATCATCCCCCAGCGCCCGGTGGAGGCGCCCAAGGTCGCCGAGGCCGGCCCCGGCGAGGAGGCGCCCAAGGAGGACAAGAAGGGCGACGAAGGAAAGGAAGCGGCGGACAAGCCCGCGAGCAAGCCTGCTGGCGACGCCGCCGAGCACCGTGCGGAGGTGGTGAAGAAGGTCTCCGGCAAGGGCCTGCTCAAGATTCTCGGCTCCAACAGCGGCGGGGGCCAGGGCGCCTTCGCGGATGTGCTGGGTGGGGCCAGCGGCGGAGGGGACATCGCCGCGGCGCTGGCCGGTGCTGGCGGCGTGGGCGTGGCCACCGAGGCCTCCGTGGGCGGCGGCACCGGCCCGCGCGGCGGCGGCACCGGCCGGGTGACGGGCATCGGCGAGGTGGGCACGCAGGGCGGCGGCAATGTGGACCTGGGCACCAAGAAGGAGGCCCAGGTGCAGGGCCGCGTGCAGGACGCAGCCCCTGACGTGGAGAGCTCGGACGTGGACCGCGCGGCGCTGGCCCGCTACGTGCGCTCGCGCCTCAAGTCCATCCAGGCCTGCTACGAGAAGGAGCTGAAGCGCAACCCCAACCTCAAGGGCAAGGTGGTGGTGCGCTTCGTCATCAAGCCCTCCGGTCGCGCGGGCGAAGTCGACATCGAGGAGAACACCCTCGGCAACGAGGCGGTGGGCAGCTGCATCCGCACCACCATCCGCAACTGGTCGTTCCCCTTCAAGCCCGACTCGGACACCGCCGTTTCCTATCCCTTCGTCTTCTCTCCGGCGGGGTAG
- a CDS encoding cyclic nucleotide-binding domain-containing protein — protein MEKLSVISSSPLFEMLSPAELARLAELARVQRFNAGDVVFEEGDLGDSLFVIVQGQVEVVRRQPTGEVHPLITLSAPEFFGEMGLIDKDYRSATVRAKTDADLLQLTAQDLRAFRQSHGDGFTFVVVNIARSLSARLREANARLAGKA, from the coding sequence ATGGAGAAGCTGTCCGTCATTTCGTCATCGCCCCTCTTCGAGATGCTCTCCCCCGCGGAGCTCGCTCGCCTCGCCGAGCTCGCGCGCGTGCAGCGCTTCAACGCCGGGGACGTCGTCTTCGAAGAAGGAGACTTGGGCGACAGCCTCTTCGTCATCGTCCAGGGCCAGGTGGAGGTGGTGCGCCGCCAGCCCACCGGCGAGGTGCACCCTCTCATCACCTTGTCCGCCCCCGAGTTCTTCGGGGAGATGGGCCTCATCGACAAGGACTACCGCTCCGCCACCGTGCGCGCGAAGACGGACGCGGACCTGCTCCAGCTCACCGCCCAGGATTTGCGCGCCTTCCGCCAGTCCCACGGTGACGGCTTCACCTTCGTCGTCGTCAACATCGCCCGGAGCCTGTCTGCTCGCCTGCGTGAGGCCAATGCCCGCCTCGCTGGCAAGGCCTGA
- a CDS encoding polysaccharide biosynthesis/export family protein — translation MPSRFRLAVVLLAALPACFGTSQRPPPPPPTPAAEAGEARAGGGTLGPGDVVEVRVFQEPEHSGTWRVSPEGTIDYPLCGKVPLAGMTPSGAADALQTCLSRYVRRPQVSVLIREYNSQKVFVFGEVQKPGTFPVDGEMSIVQAITLAGGFTKLASKNNTLVTRVVDGQERKIRVPVEDIGVGREKNFMLQPGDIVFVPESFF, via the coding sequence ATGCCTTCGCGCTTCCGCCTCGCCGTGGTGCTCCTCGCGGCGCTCCCCGCGTGCTTCGGTACGTCCCAGCGTCCTCCGCCTCCCCCGCCCACGCCGGCGGCCGAGGCGGGTGAGGCTCGCGCGGGCGGCGGCACGCTGGGCCCGGGTGACGTGGTGGAGGTGCGCGTCTTCCAGGAGCCCGAGCACTCGGGTACCTGGCGCGTGTCCCCCGAGGGCACCATCGACTACCCGCTGTGCGGCAAGGTGCCGCTGGCCGGCATGACGCCCAGCGGAGCGGCGGACGCGCTGCAGACGTGCCTGTCCCGCTACGTGCGCCGGCCGCAGGTGTCGGTGCTCATCCGCGAGTACAACTCGCAGAAAGTCTTTGTCTTCGGCGAGGTGCAGAAGCCCGGCACCTTCCCGGTGGACGGGGAGATGTCCATCGTCCAGGCCATTACGCTGGCGGGCGGCTTCACCAAGCTGGCGTCGAAGAACAACACGCTGGTGACGCGCGTGGTGGACGGGCAGGAGCGGAAGATTCGCGTGCCCGTCGAGGACATCGGCGTGGGGCGGGAGAAGAACTTCATGCTCCAGCCCGGCGACATCGTCTTCGTGCCGGAGAGCTTCTTCTAG
- a CDS encoding inositol monophosphatase family protein translates to MSQDSPAALRRTAEEGARLAGRILKDRFLGERTIEYKGGIDLVTDADKASEEALLAFLRERHPTHAILAEESGASAGTNHLRWLVDPLDGTTNYAHRVPHFCVSVAVEGPGGVLAGVVYDPMLDELFSAARGEGATLNGRPLRASNVGTLHQALLCTGFPYDVRERPEGPVGLFNRFILRAQGMRRTGSAAMDLAYVAAGRFDGFFEFGLKPWDIAAGSLLVEEAGGVIRHVTGAPFSVLRGDVIASAPALAPELLAEAKRFVEDLDWTPRA, encoded by the coding sequence ATGTCCCAGGACTCGCCCGCTGCCCTGCGCCGCACCGCCGAGGAGGGCGCCCGCCTCGCCGGCCGCATCCTCAAGGACCGCTTCCTGGGCGAGCGCACGATTGAGTACAAGGGCGGCATCGACCTGGTGACGGACGCGGACAAGGCGTCGGAAGAGGCGCTGCTCGCCTTCCTGCGCGAGCGCCACCCCACGCACGCCATCCTCGCCGAGGAGAGCGGCGCCAGCGCGGGAACCAACCACCTGCGCTGGCTGGTGGACCCGCTGGACGGCACCACCAACTACGCGCACCGCGTGCCGCACTTCTGCGTCAGCGTGGCGGTGGAGGGCCCTGGCGGCGTGCTCGCGGGCGTCGTCTATGACCCGATGCTGGACGAGCTCTTCTCCGCCGCGCGGGGCGAGGGCGCCACGCTGAATGGCCGCCCGCTGCGCGCGAGCAACGTGGGCACTCTGCACCAGGCGCTCTTGTGCACGGGCTTCCCCTACGACGTGCGCGAGCGTCCCGAGGGGCCGGTGGGCCTCTTCAACCGCTTCATCCTCCGCGCGCAGGGGATGCGCCGCACCGGCAGCGCGGCCATGGACCTGGCCTATGTCGCGGCGGGCCGCTTCGACGGCTTCTTCGAGTTTGGCCTCAAGCCGTGGGACATCGCCGCGGGCTCGCTGCTGGTGGAGGAGGCCGGCGGCGTCATCCGCCACGTCACCGGCGCGCCCTTCAGCGTGCTGCGCGGGGACGTGATTGCCTCCGCGCCCGCGCTCGCGCCGGAATTGCTGGCCGAGGCGAAGCGCTTCGTGGAGGACCTGGACTGGACGCCCCGGGCCTGA
- a CDS encoding TlpA family protein disulfide reductase produces the protein MRARTCLMALAGGLALAGCAQSQMPPLTGPVPTGGGTQSALESRAGEPLVFKVKRYPSGEPYDLASDRGSVVLLDVWATWCEPCRDALPFYENLAREYAGRGLKVYALSVDEDPRAIAPFLEETKVGLPVLLDENAQVAERTLKVKGMPTTFYIDRRGVVRHFEEGFAEEFLTRYQSHIEALLAEPAP, from the coding sequence ATGCGCGCACGCACGTGTCTCATGGCGCTCGCTGGCGGCCTCGCGCTCGCGGGCTGCGCGCAGTCGCAGATGCCGCCGCTCACCGGCCCCGTCCCCACGGGTGGCGGTACGCAGTCCGCGCTGGAGTCGCGGGCTGGAGAGCCGCTCGTCTTCAAGGTGAAGCGCTACCCGAGCGGCGAGCCGTATGACCTCGCCAGCGACAGGGGCAGCGTGGTGCTGCTGGACGTGTGGGCCACGTGGTGCGAGCCGTGCCGGGACGCGCTGCCCTTCTACGAAAACCTCGCGCGCGAGTACGCGGGCCGGGGCCTGAAGGTGTACGCGCTCAGCGTGGACGAGGACCCGCGCGCCATTGCCCCCTTCCTGGAAGAGACGAAGGTGGGACTGCCTGTCCTCCTGGACGAGAATGCGCAGGTGGCCGAGCGCACGCTGAAGGTGAAGGGCATGCCCACCACTTTCTACATCGACCGCCGCGGCGTGGTGCGCCACTTCGAAGAGGGCTTCGCCGAGGAGTTCCTCACGCGCTACCAGTCGCACATCGAGGCGCTGCTCGCCGAGCCCGCGCCGTAG
- the mpl gene encoding UDP-N-acetylmuramate:L-alanyl-gamma-D-glutamyl-meso-diaminopimelate ligase, which yields MADDNGNVLETLEPGSVRRIHLVGVAGTGMGSFAGMLKAAGYEVTGSDENVYPPMSDMLKTWGIPASTPYRPENLDAAKPDLVIIGNVIRRVNPEATAVRERGLKQMSFPAALGSLFLERAHSVVVAGTHGKTTTSSLMAHVLVEAGKDPSFLVGGVTQNYAGNYRVGKGPHFVVEGDEYDTAYWDKGSKFLHYRPRTAILTSVEFDHADIFRDLPHYESTFAKFVRLIPKDGQLVVCAAYPNAVKLAREGCQGRVVTYVAKEGAEADYTPRGVAFSPAGARFEVVERGQVLGTAELPMGGLHNVENALSVIAAARGLGLSFEEIRKGLATFSGVKRRQEVRGEPGGIMVVDDFAHHPTAVRETIAAVHNRYPERRLWAIFEPRSNTSRRNIHQEEYAHAFTGAARASLKVPERHDKVPVGEELDVRKLVEDLKAQGIAAEGSSDVQAMVDLVARESKPGDVLLVMSNGAFGGFIDKLLTALKARMGA from the coding sequence ATGGCTGACGACAACGGAAACGTCCTCGAAACCCTCGAGCCCGGCAGTGTGCGCCGCATCCATCTGGTGGGCGTGGCCGGCACCGGCATGGGCTCGTTCGCTGGCATGCTCAAGGCAGCCGGTTACGAAGTCACCGGCAGCGACGAGAATGTCTACCCGCCGATGAGCGACATGCTCAAGACGTGGGGCATCCCCGCCTCCACGCCCTACCGTCCGGAGAACCTGGACGCGGCGAAGCCGGACCTCGTCATCATCGGCAACGTCATCCGCCGCGTGAATCCCGAGGCCACCGCCGTGCGCGAGCGCGGCCTGAAGCAGATGAGCTTCCCCGCCGCGCTGGGCTCGCTCTTCCTGGAGCGCGCGCACTCGGTGGTGGTGGCCGGCACGCACGGCAAGACGACGACGTCCTCGCTCATGGCCCACGTGCTGGTGGAGGCGGGCAAGGACCCGTCCTTCCTCGTGGGCGGCGTTACGCAGAACTACGCGGGCAACTACCGCGTGGGGAAGGGGCCGCACTTCGTCGTCGAGGGTGACGAGTACGACACCGCGTACTGGGACAAGGGCAGCAAGTTCCTCCACTACCGGCCGCGCACCGCCATCCTCACCAGCGTGGAGTTCGACCACGCGGACATCTTCCGCGACTTGCCCCACTACGAGTCCACGTTCGCCAAGTTCGTGCGGCTCATCCCGAAGGACGGGCAGCTCGTCGTCTGCGCCGCGTACCCCAACGCGGTGAAGCTGGCGCGCGAGGGCTGCCAGGGGCGCGTGGTGACGTACGTGGCGAAGGAGGGCGCCGAGGCGGACTACACGCCGCGCGGTGTGGCCTTCAGCCCCGCGGGCGCGCGCTTCGAGGTGGTGGAGCGCGGGCAGGTGCTGGGCACGGCGGAGCTGCCCATGGGCGGCCTGCACAACGTGGAGAACGCGCTGAGCGTCATCGCCGCGGCGCGCGGCCTGGGCCTGTCCTTCGAGGAGATTCGCAAGGGCCTTGCCACGTTCAGCGGCGTGAAGCGCCGGCAGGAGGTGCGCGGCGAGCCCGGCGGCATCATGGTGGTGGACGACTTCGCGCACCACCCCACGGCCGTGCGGGAGACCATCGCCGCCGTCCACAACCGCTACCCCGAGCGCCGGCTGTGGGCCATCTTCGAGCCGCGCTCCAACACCAGCCGCCGCAACATCCACCAGGAGGAGTACGCCCACGCCTTCACCGGCGCGGCCCGCGCCAGCCTCAAGGTGCCCGAGCGCCACGACAAGGTGCCCGTCGGTGAGGAGCTCGACGTGCGCAAGCTGGTGGAGGACCTCAAGGCCCAGGGCATCGCCGCGGAGGGCTCGTCGGACGTGCAGGCCATGGTGGACCTGGTGGCCCGCGAGTCGAAGCCCGGTGACGTGCTGCTCGTCATGAGCAACGGCGCCTTCGGTGGCTTCATCGACAAGCTGCTCACGGCGCTCAAGGCGCGGATGGGGGCCTGA
- a CDS encoding serine hydrolase domain-containing protein: MSGSPHPITILRTVLDDACANGVCPAAQAVVLHRGAQVFGHVTGNVSGDTRFDLASVTKVLGTTSLFLRLWTEGKVGPDTLVSRFFPGSPVGDAGATVADLLYHRSGLPPFVPFFAQALTAHPELLDADCPSATRARVREEVVQAAASTPLAAPPRTRTAYSDVGFILLGEILSRVAGAPLDTLFTRHIAEPLGLSARFHRLTDFPADATPAPTGATRPREPAPGQEGLWKDVPTRPTRLGEVDDDNAWVMDGVAGHAGLFGTAVDVARFGQAVLEGCAGSGVLAPGPLWHRLLATDALVEGSTRSMGFDSPSAVGSSAGHYIGNTPPGAVGHLGFTGTSLWVDLRRALVVALVTNRVAHGRQELRIREFRPVFHDLVVEALGLTDLKQGTHG; this comes from the coding sequence ATGAGCGGCAGTCCCCACCCCATCACGATTCTCCGGACAGTCCTCGACGACGCCTGCGCGAATGGCGTCTGCCCCGCGGCGCAGGCCGTGGTGCTGCACCGGGGCGCCCAGGTGTTCGGCCACGTGACGGGCAACGTCTCCGGCGACACGCGCTTCGACCTCGCCTCCGTCACCAAGGTGCTCGGCACCACGTCCCTCTTCCTGCGCCTGTGGACGGAAGGGAAGGTGGGCCCGGACACGCTCGTGTCGCGCTTCTTCCCCGGCTCGCCCGTGGGCGACGCGGGCGCCACCGTGGCGGACCTGCTCTACCACCGCTCCGGCCTCCCGCCCTTCGTGCCCTTCTTCGCCCAGGCGCTCACCGCGCACCCGGAGCTGCTCGACGCGGACTGCCCTTCCGCCACGCGCGCCCGCGTTCGCGAGGAAGTCGTGCAGGCCGCCGCCTCCACGCCGCTCGCCGCGCCGCCTCGCACGCGCACCGCGTACAGCGACGTGGGCTTCATCCTCCTCGGCGAAATCCTCTCGCGCGTCGCGGGCGCTCCGCTGGACACGCTCTTCACGCGCCACATCGCCGAGCCGCTCGGACTGTCCGCGCGCTTCCACCGCCTCACCGACTTCCCCGCCGACGCCACGCCCGCGCCCACCGGCGCCACGCGCCCCCGCGAGCCCGCGCCTGGGCAGGAGGGCCTGTGGAAGGACGTGCCCACCCGGCCCACGCGCCTGGGCGAGGTGGATGACGACAACGCCTGGGTGATGGACGGCGTGGCCGGACACGCGGGCCTCTTCGGCACCGCAGTGGACGTGGCCCGCTTCGGGCAGGCCGTGCTGGAGGGCTGCGCGGGCAGCGGCGTGCTTGCGCCCGGCCCGCTGTGGCACCGACTGCTGGCCACCGACGCGCTCGTGGAGGGCAGCACGCGCTCCATGGGCTTCGACTCGCCGTCCGCCGTGGGCTCCAGCGCGGGCCACTACATCGGCAATACGCCGCCCGGGGCCGTGGGGCACCTGGGCTTCACCGGCACCAGTCTCTGGGTGGACCTGCGCCGCGCGCTGGTGGTGGCGCTCGTCACCAACCGCGTGGCCCATGGCCGCCAGGAGCTCCGCATCCGCGAATTCCGACCCGTCTTCCACGACCTCGTCGTGGAGGCGCTCGGCCTCACCGACTTGAAGCAGGGAACGCATGGCTGA
- a CDS encoding S66 peptidase family protein, whose amino-acid sequence MKAPVRWLKPLPLRPRDTVHVVAPAGPFDRPGFEVGLGVISERYSPIYRPDIFSAHRYLAGDDTRRTEELSRALLDGDARAIFCARGGYGSARLLPDLPLADATSSLFVGFSDLTSVHGAMQRLGRVSIHGPVLTQLGRQPAEVRDYLFRLLESPEAPPPLTGTATYVPGMAEGHLVGGNLSVLSRLIGTPYMPPLDGAVLLLEDVTERPYRLDRMWTHLRLAGVFSHVRGIVLGDFTSCEEKDAGYSSADVLRDLAREAGLPCAAGFPMGHGDINYPVALGTQVRLDADAARLTFLEGAVRA is encoded by the coding sequence ATGAAAGCGCCCGTGCGTTGGCTCAAGCCCCTCCCGCTCCGTCCCCGCGACACCGTCCACGTCGTCGCTCCCGCCGGCCCGTTCGACCGCCCGGGCTTCGAGGTGGGCCTCGGCGTCATCTCGGAGAGGTACAGCCCCATCTACCGCCCCGACATCTTCTCGGCCCACCGCTACCTCGCGGGTGACGACACCCGGCGCACCGAGGAGCTCTCCCGCGCGCTGCTCGACGGCGACGCCCGCGCCATCTTCTGCGCCCGGGGCGGCTATGGCAGCGCGCGCCTCCTCCCGGACCTCCCGCTCGCGGACGCCACGTCCAGCCTCTTCGTCGGCTTCTCCGACCTGACCTCCGTCCACGGCGCCATGCAGCGCCTCGGCCGCGTCTCCATCCATGGGCCCGTCCTCACGCAGCTCGGCCGGCAGCCGGCGGAAGTCCGCGACTACCTCTTCCGCCTCCTCGAGTCCCCCGAGGCCCCGCCGCCACTGACGGGCACCGCCACCTATGTGCCCGGCATGGCCGAGGGACACCTCGTCGGCGGCAACCTCTCCGTCCTCTCTCGGCTCATCGGCACGCCGTACATGCCGCCGCTCGACGGCGCGGTGCTCCTCCTGGAGGACGTCACCGAGCGTCCGTACCGCCTGGACCGCATGTGGACGCACCTGCGGCTGGCGGGCGTCTTCTCGCACGTGCGCGGCATCGTCCTCGGCGACTTCACGTCGTGCGAGGAGAAGGACGCGGGCTACTCCAGCGCGGACGTGCTGCGCGACCTGGCGCGGGAGGCGGGCCTGCCCTGCGCCGCCGGATTCCCCATGGGCCACGGCGACATCAACTACCCCGTCGCCCTGGGCACCCAGGTGCGGTTGGACGCGGATGCCGCGCGCCTCACCTTCCTCGAAGGAGCCGTGCGCGCATGA
- a CDS encoding RsmB/NOP family class I SAM-dependent RNA methyltransferase, with amino-acid sequence MASEAIAQVLAGSPAERVLDRTLRDHRHLSREQRQALKEAVYNVGLWRRRLGYLLGREDATPPFLLYALLQGLAGVPAKEAATLSGVGEGPSLNAAPAPALGLRASLPDWLADHFARELGPEADAFCAHLNVPGPITLRVNPLRISRDALADRLRTEGVTTRPGPWSPLALHVEGPRPNLYALPSLREGLFEVQDEGSQLLGLVVEARPGETVLDVCAGAGGKTLLLGAEMKDSGRLLAYDPDPERLDRLLQRSARAGLAHVQVLRMPPAPGLGADRVLVDAPCSELGSLRRGPDLRFRARPEVLAQFPPLQQDILQHAGDLVRPGGRLVYATCTVNRAENEDLVTAFLASRPEFSLVRPGGSWLASVCIRDGFLFVAPHLHGTDAFFAAVMERSAG; translated from the coding sequence ATTGCCTCTGAGGCCATCGCCCAGGTCCTCGCCGGCTCCCCGGCCGAGCGCGTCCTCGACCGCACCCTCAGAGACCACCGCCACCTCTCCCGCGAGCAGCGCCAGGCCCTCAAGGAGGCCGTCTACAACGTCGGCCTCTGGCGCCGCCGCCTCGGCTACCTCCTCGGGCGCGAGGACGCCACGCCCCCCTTCCTCCTCTACGCCCTGCTACAGGGCCTCGCGGGCGTCCCCGCGAAGGAGGCGGCCACCCTGTCCGGGGTGGGGGAGGGCCCATCCCTCAATGCCGCCCCGGCCCCCGCGCTCGGCCTCCGGGCCTCCCTGCCGGACTGGCTCGCCGACCACTTCGCCCGCGAGCTCGGCCCCGAGGCCGACGCCTTCTGCGCCCACCTCAACGTCCCCGGCCCCATCACCCTCCGCGTCAACCCGCTGCGCATCTCCCGCGATGCCCTCGCGGACCGCCTGCGCACCGAGGGCGTCACCACCCGCCCCGGGCCGTGGAGCCCCCTCGCCCTCCACGTCGAGGGCCCGCGCCCCAACCTCTACGCGCTGCCCTCCCTCCGCGAGGGCCTCTTCGAGGTCCAGGACGAGGGCAGCCAGCTCCTCGGGCTCGTGGTGGAGGCCCGGCCCGGAGAGACGGTGCTGGACGTGTGCGCCGGCGCCGGGGGCAAGACGCTGCTGCTGGGCGCGGAGATGAAGGACTCCGGCCGCCTCCTGGCCTACGACCCGGACCCAGAGCGGTTGGACCGGCTCCTCCAGCGCAGCGCCCGCGCCGGCCTCGCCCACGTGCAGGTGCTCCGCATGCCGCCAGCGCCCGGACTCGGCGCGGACCGCGTCCTCGTGGATGCGCCGTGCTCGGAGCTGGGCTCGCTGCGCCGTGGCCCCGACCTGCGCTTCCGCGCCAGGCCGGAGGTGCTCGCCCAGTTCCCTCCGCTGCAGCAGGACATCCTCCAGCACGCGGGCGACCTGGTGCGTCCCGGCGGCCGGCTCGTCTACGCCACCTGCACGGTGAATCGCGCGGAGAACGAGGACCTCGTCACCGCGTTCCTCGCCTCGCGCCCCGAGTTCAGCCTCGTGCGCCCGGGCGGAAGCTGGCTTGCGTCCGTGTGCATCCGGGATGGCTTCCTCTTCGTCGCGCCGCATCTGCACGGCACGGACGCCTTCTTCGCCGCCGTCATGGAGCGCTCGGCCGGGTAG